In a single window of the Acidobacteriota bacterium genome:
- a CDS encoding adenylyltransferase/cytidyltransferase family protein — translation MPNYSAPIVNIDDAVAIAQRARSDGRSVVLANGCFDLFHVGHIRYLQGAKDKGDLLIVGINSDRQTALLKGEGRPIMPENERAEMVAALKCVDAVTIFDEPTVEKLLRAIRPDMHAKGTDYTAESVPEAEIVAEIGGRVVIVGDPKDHSTTELLSKINAARD, via the coding sequence ATGCCGAACTATTCAGCCCCGATAGTCAACATTGACGATGCTGTCGCGATCGCTCAGCGAGCCCGTAGTGATGGCAGGTCTGTGGTTCTCGCAAATGGCTGCTTTGACCTTTTTCACGTTGGACACATCCGATATCTCCAAGGTGCGAAAGATAAAGGCGACCTGTTGATAGTCGGGATCAACTCAGACCGCCAAACTGCGCTGCTGAAAGGTGAGGGCAGGCCGATCATGCCCGAAAATGAACGTGCCGAAATGGTTGCGGCATTGAAATGCGTCGATGCGGTAACGATATTCGACGAACCTACGGTCGAGAAGCTGCTGAGGGCGATTCGACCGGATATGCATGCAAAAGGAACCGACTATACGGCTGAATCCGTTCCTGAAGCAGAGATAGTTGCTGAGATAGGAGGAAGAGTAGTGATAGTAGGCGACCCGAAGGACCACTCAACGACCGAACTTCTCTCAAAGATCAATGCGGCACGTGACTGA